The Pseudophryne corroboree isolate aPseCor3 chromosome 2, aPseCor3.hap2, whole genome shotgun sequence genome has a segment encoding these proteins:
- the DND1 gene encoding dead end protein homolog 1 isoform X2, protein MLWMKSYNIDLVQVNGQRKYGGPPPGWVGETPPYGSEVFIGNLPQEIYEDRLIPLFQSVGKLFEFRLMMTFSGLNRGFAYARYPTRRMAELAISHLNGHEIKRGYRIVVSRSTEKCELALDGLPSVLDKDNLTRILCGLTAGVDTVSLHASPMTDMKNMAIIRYNSHRAAAMAKKSFCEGTNLLYGCPFHVDWLQPTVKQKQQSGGLLQPHSFLPQMWNSETKQKKFSVSGVQCLQLICDRMKLGQPVYQIKFLGMGSCGWLRFWYRVVIPKHCAPFTGYSWLLGDNLIPTDKHDQAKEMVALRLLSELGYVVD, encoded by the exons GCTGGGTTGGGGAAACCCCTCCCTATGGATCCGAAGTTTTCATTGGCAATCTGCCCCAGGAAATATATGAAGACAGACTCATTCCTTTGTTTCAGTCTGTTGGCAAGCTGTTCGAATTTAGATTAATGATGACCTTCAGTGGTCTGAATCGTGGCTTTGCATATGCCCGCTACCCCACCAGGCGCATGGCGGAGCTAGCGATATCCCATCTGAATGGCCACGAAATAAAACGTGGCTACAGGATCGTGGTCAGCAGAAGCACAGAGAAGTGCGAGCTTGCACTTGATGGCCTCCCAAGTGTTTTGGATAAAGACAATCTAACCAGGATCCTGTGTGGACTGACTGCTGGCGTGGATACGGTCTCCCTGCATGCCAGCCCTATGACGGATATGAAAAATATGGCCATAATTAGGTACAACTCGCACAGGGCAGCTGCCATGGCAAAGAAAAGCTTCTGTGAAG GTACCAATCTGTTGTACGGCTGCCCTTTTCATGTTGATTGGCTGCAGCCCACCGTAAAACAAAAGCAGCAGTCCGGTGGTCTTCTGCAGCCGCATTCGTTCTTGCCTCAGATGTGGAACAGTGAGACCAAGCAGAAGAAGTTCTCAGTGAGTGGAGTCCAGTGTCTTCAGCTCATCTGTGACCGAATGAAACTGGGTCAGCCAGTTTACCAAATAAAGTTCCTGGGCATGGGCTCCTGTGGCTGGCTGAGGTTCTGGTATCGTGTAGTGATACCCAAGCACTGTGCTCCATTCACTGGCTATTCCTGGCTTCTTGGGGACAACCTCATACCGACTGACAAGCATGACCAAGCCAAGGAGATGGTGGCCTTGCGGCTGTTGAGTGAATTGG